Genomic DNA from Bacteroides zhangwenhongii:
GATCCACTGCTTCAGCGTGGCAACGCCCCACACCTGCGGGTCGTCGAACATGGTGTCGAGCCGCCCGATACCCTCGCCGAAGGTTACGAGCAGCGTTTCATAGGAGATTTCCTTGTTTACTTCATTCGTTTTCATATTCTCGCTTTTTACGGGCGGCTTTTGCCGCCCCGAAATTTTTTAATCAGACAAGTTCCACTCTAACCCTGCTCATGTTCGCCCAGAACACGCCGTTGCAGTAGTAGGCGTAGCCGTTATGCCAGTTGCTCCTGCGGCGTATCACGTCCTGCTCGGGTGGTCGTATCTCGATACTCGTGGTGTAGATGTTGTGTCCCACGGTAATGACGAGGTTGCACCTTCGCCATATCTCGGAATGGGTTTTGAACCCGTTTTTCCCCTCGACGAGCGCAAGGGCCGTCTTGACTGCTTCCCGAACTTCCCAATCCCACTCCCCGAAGGGTTTGAGCGGGCGTGCCATGTAGCTTTTATAGATGATTTTCATTGTTATGTTTTTTTGTAGGGCGGCTTTCGCCGCCCCGATTTTATAATTCGACAATCCTTTCCACTCTGCCGTACAACATGGAGCGTATGCTCGTCTTGTCCACGCCCTTGTATTCCGTGTAATGCCCGTACTGCTTTACCACGAATGTTTTCAGTACATCGACAAAGTTGAAACGATACCCTAAAAGCGGAATGGAGTCCTTGAAATAGGTGTTATGGTTTACCTCACGGGTAATCCAGTCTTTCTCCTCACGGGTGAGCGTTCCCCCGTCATTGAGCCGTTTGCGTAATATGTACGCTTTTGAGCCTGCAAGGCTTTCGAGTGCGGGAACGTCCCACGACACGAATTTATATGCTATTTGGTTCATTCTATTTTGTTTTTGCGGGCGGCTTTCGCCGCCCCGATTTTTATGCTGTCATTCGTTTCCGTATAAGGGACATGTTCCCCTTCATCAGTTTCAGTATTTGCCCGTGGTATGGGGTATTCTTGTTACACACGCCACGGCTCTGCACGACCTCCATGCGTTTTA
This window encodes:
- a CDS encoding DUF6956 domain-containing protein, whose amino-acid sequence is MKTNEVNKEISYETLLVTFGEGIGRLDTMFDDPQVWGVATLKQWIDGYETTRFTEIDDRTAVITSEYNMDSVKEWLQKNTPIINLEKR